Genomic window (Pseudomonas sp. L5B5):
GGCTGCCGGCATAGCTGCCCACCTGGGCCTTCTCGGTGCTGCTGGTGACCGTACTGCTGCCACCGGCGCCGCTGCCGCGAATGTTCAGGTCTTCACCGGTGTTGGTGTAGACCCGCACGCCGACCTTGGCGTCCACCGCCTGTTCGTTGCTGCTGTGGGTGTCCTTGGCGGCGTTGGCCACCAGGCTGCCGGCATCGATCTTCACCGTGCCATCGGTGGCGCGGTACTGGGTGCCCTGGTCCTGCAACTGGCCGTCGGCCTTGACCTGGACCTGGCCGCCGGTCAGCTGGCTGACCACCGCGGTGCTGCCGCTGGTGTCGAGCTGGCGGTTCTGGTGGCTGACATCCACGTCCAGCCCGATGTTGGGCTGTTCCAGGGCGTCGAGTACCCCGGGCTGGTGGAACTTGCGCTGGGCCACGCCCTGGACGGCTTTCTCGATCGGCCTGGCCACCCCCTTGTATTCGACGTTGGCGCCGACATCCACCGCCCAGTTGTTGTCCTGATGGTGGCTGCTTTCGCTATTGCGCGCGGCGCGGTTGTCGATCTGCCCGGCGCTGACCTGCAGCTTGTCGCCAGCCTTGACCTGGGCGCCTTCGGTGCTCAGGCGGTTGCCGGCGCTGATGGTCAGGTTGCCGCTGGCGGCGATGTTGCTGGTTTGCGCGGTGCTCTTGCTGCTGCTGTCCTGGCTGCTGTTGTGGGCCACTTCCACGCCGTTGCCGGCGCGGTCCAGGCCGCCGGTGTAGTAGAAGCCGCCGCCGGTGGTGGTGCTGTCGCTGCGCTTGTCTTGCTGGTTGTCCGCCGCCAGTAGTTCGACGTTCTTGCCGCTCACGCTGGCATCACCGGCCGTGGCGGCCAGTTTGCTGCCCTGGACGCTCACGTCTTCGCCGGCGCTGACTGCCAGACTGCCACCGCTGAGGCTGGCAGCCTGTTGGCGGGTGGTGTCGCTGCTGTCGTTGCGTTGCTGGTCCTGGTAGCGCACGCCGGCGCGGTACTGGCCGCTGCCCGGTGCAGTTTGCTTGGCATAGGCATCGAAGCCGCGCTGCTGCGAGCTGCTGCTGGTGTGCTGGGTATCCTCGGCTGCCGCCACCTTGACCGAGCCCTTGGCGCTAGCGTCCAGATGGCCCTTGGCGCTGACCTGGGAGCCGCTGATGGCCAGGTCCTGGGCGCTTTGCAGCTTGAGGTTGCTGTCCGAATGCAGCTGGCTGCCGACGGTGGTGCTGTGCTTGTCTTGCTGGCGACTCTCGTCCTTGGCGATACCGAAGAACTTGCTGTCATTGCTGTGGCTGTTGGCGTGGGTGGTGTCCTGCACGCCGTCGATGGTCAGCGAACCCTTGTCGCTGATGACGCTGGCCTGGGTGCCGCCCCGGGCCTGACTGCCGCTGATGCGCACACTGTCGGCCTTGACGATCAACTTGCCGTCGGCATTGACCTTGCTGCCCTGGTTTTGGGTCTTGCCCTTGTCGCCGTCGGCGTTCTTGCCGAAGAAACCACCGCCTACCAGGTCGCCGGAGTAGCGCTGTTCGCTGCTGCTGCTCAGGCGGCTGGCGCTGTTGATGTCCACGTCCTTGGCAACCAGCTCGATGTCGCCTTTGCTGTGCAGTTCGGCGCCTTCCAGGCGCAGCTTCTGCTTGCTGTCGAGTTGCAGCTGGCTGCCGCTCTTGAGCTGGCTGGTGACGGTGCGCTGTTCGCTGCTGGCGGTGTCCCAGTTTTCCTTCCACAGGTGCTTGCGGTGCTGACCCTGGTCGCGCTGGGTGTGGGTTTCGGTGGCCGCGGTGAGCTGCAGGTCGCCGGCGCTGCTGGCGGACAGGCGATTGCCGGCCTCGATGCTGCTGCCCTGGATCCGGGTGTTGGCGCCGGACTTCAGCTCGGCATCCTGCCGGGCCACTACCTTGTTACCGTGCTGGCGGCTGTCGCTACCACTCTCGGTGCGATCGTAGGTTTCCCAGGTGATGCCGATGGTGCTGTTTTCCCACTGCTGGCGCTTTTCCTGGAGCTTGCGGCTTTCGATGGCGCTCAGGGTCAGGTTGCGTCCGGCATCGAGCTTGACGTTGCGGCCACTGACGTCGGTGGCGGCAAGGTTCAGGTCGCGGTCGCCATGCAGGTCGATGTCGCCCTGGCTGCGCAGGTCGGCGCGGGTGGCGTCGAGGCTGTTGGCGACGGCCTGGCCGCTGATGTCCAGGTCGCCGGCGGAGCTCAGCTTGACGCCGTCATGGCCGTCCAGTTGCACCGCACCAACTCGTACCCCGGCCCCTTCGGCGGTGCTGACGATATTGATCCGCCCGGCTCGCATGGCGCCGAACAAGCTGGCGTCGATGCGCTGTTCCTGGGTGTGGCCGGCAGGGTCGACATGGCGTACCTGGCCGCTGGGGTAGTCGACCTGGTTGCGGCCCACGGTCAGGTTCAACTGATTCTGGGCCTTGAGTTCGCCCTGGCTGTCGATACGTGGGGCGATCAGGTTGATCGAGCCGGCGTCATTGCGCAGGCCGCGGATATCCAGCTGGCCTTGGGCGGCCTGGGTATTGAGGCCTTGCAGTTTGCCGCCCTCGATTTCCGGACGGCCTACCACCAGGCTGGCGTTGGGGGTGTTGAGGAAACTGCCGCCGTTGACCGAGATGCCGTTGGGGTTGGCCAGCACGAAATCGGCGGCGGTACCGGCGATTTCCTGGATACCGTTGAGCTGCGAGGCATTGCGGCTGATCACTTCGTTGAGGATCACGCTGGCTGCCTGGCCCTGGAACTGCGGGTTGGCCGCCACCTGGCCCGCCAGTTGCGAAGCTGCCTGGTGCAACACATCGCTGTTGTTGTTGAGCACCACGCCTTGCTGGCCGACGTTGTAGTCCAGGAACTGGTTATGGGACAGGCCGCCGGAGTTGGGCGCGACGATGTTGACGATGGGTACGCCGCCCTGGTCCTGCAGGATGGGTACGCCGCCCGGGCCTTCGACCACGGTGATGCCGTTGGCCAGGGCCAGGGGCAGGTGGGAGACCAGCAGCAGGCTGGCGATGGTCCAGCGCAAGGTGCC
Coding sequences:
- a CDS encoding hemagglutinin repeat-containing protein; its protein translation is MPDNTHSFHLSPQGTLRWTIASLLLVSHLPLALANGITVVEGPGGVPILQDQGGVPIVNIVAPNSGGLSHNQFLDYNVGQQGVVLNNNSDVLHQAASQLAGQVAANPQFQGQAASVILNEVISRNASQLNGIQEIAGTAADFVLANPNGISVNGGSFLNTPNASLVVGRPEIEGGKLQGLNTQAAQGQLDIRGLRNDAGSINLIAPRIDSQGELKAQNQLNLTVGRNQVDYPSGQVRHVDPAGHTQEQRIDASLFGAMRAGRINIVSTAEGAGVRVGAVQLDGHDGVKLSSAGDLDISGQAVANSLDATRADLRSQGDIDLHGDRDLNLAATDVSGRNVKLDAGRNLTLSAIESRKLQEKRQQWENSTIGITWETYDRTESGSDSRQHGNKVVARQDAELKSGANTRIQGSSIEAGNRLSASSAGDLQLTAATETHTQRDQGQHRKHLWKENWDTASSEQRTVTSQLKSGSQLQLDSKQKLRLEGAELHSKGDIELVAKDVDINSASRLSSSSEQRYSGDLVGGGFFGKNADGDKGKTQNQGSKVNADGKLIVKADSVRISGSQARGGTQASVISDKGSLTIDGVQDTTHANSHSNDSKFFGIAKDESRQQDKHSTTVGSQLHSDSNLKLQSAQDLAISGSQVSAKGHLDASAKGSVKVAAAEDTQHTSSSSQQRGFDAYAKQTAPGSGQYRAGVRYQDQQRNDSSDTTRQQAASLSGGSLAVSAGEDVSVQGSKLAATAGDASVSGKNVELLAADNQQDKRSDSTTTGGGFYYTGGLDRAGNGVEVAHNSSQDSSSKSTAQTSNIAASGNLTISAGNRLSTEGAQVKAGDKLQVSAGQIDNRAARNSESSHHQDNNWAVDVGANVEYKGVARPIEKAVQGVAQRKFHQPGVLDALEQPNIGLDVDVSHQNRQLDTSGSTAVVSQLTGGQVQVKADGQLQDQGTQYRATDGTVKIDAGSLVANAAKDTHSSNEQAVDAKVGVRVYTNTGEDLNIRGSGAGGSSTVTSSTEKAQVGSYAGSQGVEIKLTGDGRFEGSQFNGGQGDVKIKAGGELALNQANDRQDSSNSSLRGDASLSLGTLPGSSGTNLNVGAGVQLDHKRLDKQDSQAQVASIQGQGKVQLDSGGNLTLQGTQIGNAARPTGDISLNAGGKLDLQAATDTHASQGSNLGGGLTAGGGKTSSEQSSGKSANLSANFNIGRVSEQDQDQRGGQFYSQGQVTLASAASGDDAIHLQGTRIDAGKVVLDAAQGGIQQESAQATQVHNNWGLTLGAGANLSQTTPTDAEQGSSKNAHGINARAKIDVDRRQNTTQHDSLIKADQVLLASAGNVHLAGAHIDAQRVDGAIGGDLIVESRQDRVRSTQVNLDAKLDVEKNQPGLVSKLAKPAGPLKDDLQAKAEKSFGKHREKLENAVDKGVDKLGSAKDSLVSQAGNAKERLGEKLSRSASYDVNPEPRGAIGTSVDKAKGYLADKADAVGNRFSSLKERFWPKTSDSYSVNEKTTTGASVANTTENVLFGDKSGNTSYTPTLNLNLSHQGKDSVERASGISGRQGVNLSVSGETKLTGARIGASDGRVDLGGSRVTSTALAGSDYRVDAGVNLSKSPVNLALGSGNELTRKQDDATQKDQVFNLGPLRVGGHSDSQLLQAGIDQKAP